CGTCACGGTCGATTTTGTTGTGCTTGTAAGGACTTTCCCTGCGAAAGCCTGAGGAAGCTGGATGCCCGTTATCGGTCGAAGTTCGGAATGAGCGAGATCGAGAACCTGGAACTCATTCGAAAGAATGGCCTGAAGCGGTTTTTGCTGATGGAAAATGAAAAGTGGATCTCAGGCGGGCGAATTCTTTGCGTCCATGACCGGCGTTATTATCCCGAAGCGAAGCGTCACTTATAGAGGATCTCGAAGACCGTCATGCCGATGTTGAATTCCTGTTCCGTGAGCCGGTCTTCCTTGATGCCGCCCAGGTACTGGATCCACTGGCAACGGACCCCGCTCTTCAAGAGGTCCTCGTAGCGGACGGACCGGAAGACCTCCTCACGAAGGCATTCCCGCAGCTTTTTTTCGGCCGCAAGTTTCATTTCCTGGACCTTTTCCTTGGCCAAATGCTCGAAATTGGTCAAGAAATCCGTGACGTGCATTGTCTCTCCGCGGTAGGGGGCCATGCGCCTCTCCTATTTGAAGAAATCCATGAAATCGCGCTTCAAATGTTCGGCGATCAGTTCCAGCGCGTGGATGCTGGGGATGCGTTTCCCGCTCATATAGTTGGAAAGGGCCGACTTGGAAACCCCCGATCCAAATGCCACTTTTTCGGCACTAAAGCCGCTTTGCCGGATCATCCGCCGCAGGTTCTTTGAGATACGGTGTTTATATACGGGCATGGAGAAATATTAGGGATTTTTGAACCTTCAAGCGTCCACAAACGTGGAAAAGGTATGTCTTGACGGTGTTTTTACCGTCTCGGAAGGATCGGGGAAGGGGGAGCGGGGATAGGAGGGTGAAACCGGACAGTTTTTGGGCTACGAGGACTTCGACAAGGGGGGCGAGGGATGATCACCTTTCGCCAAAATCCTGGGAGAGGGTGATGTAATCCGGGTAGTCGAGGTCGTGGCCCGACACCTGGACCGAGGGTTTGAGCTTGAGTGAGACGTGGGTGGGATGGGTGCCCTCGCCGGCGACATTCAAGGCCAAGTTCAACATCGAGTCCAAGGTCTTGCCCGTCAGGACCCTGTTGAGGTCCAGGGAGACGGCCAAAGGAATGGGCGCCACGCCCCCTTGGGCGGGGATCTGGATGCTCCTCGCGAAATCACCCCGGGTCAGTTCGGAACCGTCGATCTCCAGGATCCAGGCGAAATGTCCCATGGCGGCGGGGGAATCGTTGGGATTCCGGCCTTCCAGGTTCAGGGTGAAGGTGAGGGAAAGGGCCCCCGAACTGAGCGCCCTTTGGAGCTTGAACAGGGTCATGGCATCGAACTGGGAAAGGCTGGTCTTGCCTTGCAGGCCGATGCCGGCGATGGCCACGTCCGAGACCGAGACGAGGCGATATTCGCACTTGGAAAGGGTGAGGGCCTTGGCGAAGTCCTTCAAGGTGGAACATCCGGCGAGGGAGACCAGGCAAAGGATAAGGGCCAGCTTTTTCATGGGGCGCTCCTTGGATTTTCCCGGTCATTGGAGCGCAACCTGGCGTCCGGGTAAAGGGGTGTTTGGGTCCATTTTTCCCAGGGGCCTTTTCTGCGGCATCGGTTATTCTTGGACCCATGAAAAGAAGGATCCTTTTATCCCTATTCGTCCTGCCGCTTTTGTCCGCTCCGCCGGGAGCCTTGGCCGATGAGGACATCCCGCCTCCCCCCTTGGTCGCGCCGACACCCATCCCCACCGATACCCCGGTCCCGTTCCATTACCGGATCCCCCCGGACCTCCACGATGGCTGGCCGGTGGGGGACCTGCGCCATGAAGGGGGCGATCTTCGAAAGATCACCCATGCCGTGAATAGCATCGACCTGAACCAGCTATCCGGTATGCGAAGCCTGCTGGTCTTCCGGCACGGGAAATTGTTGCTGGAGGAATATTTCAACGGGGCCGATGCCAGGACCGATCATCCCCTCTTTTCCTGCACCAAGTCGGTCTTTTCCACCGTCTTCGGCATCGCCCAAGACCAGGGACTTTTGAGCGTGGACCAAAAGCTCTATGACCTCTATCCCGACGAACGGGGCAAGGCCGGATGGGACGCGCGCAAGGCGGACATCACCGTCGGGAACATGCTTTCCATGACCTCGGGGCTGGATTGCGACGACGTCGGAGTGGGGGACGCCAATTGCGGGTCCCAAATGGGGCGATCGAAGGATTGGTTGGGCTTCATCTTCGCCCTGCCCATGGCCCATGATCCGGGGAAGGTCTGGACCTACAACGGCTGTTGCCTGTCCCTGCTCTCCAATTTTATCGCCGAAAAAAGCGGCCTGGCTTTTCCCACATACGCCAAGAAGAACCTGTTGGACCCCTTGGGGATCGCCGAAGGCGATTGGGTGACCGGGCCTTCGGGTGTGAACCGGGTGGATTACGGGTTGGCCTGGAAAGCGCGGGACATGGGAAAACTGGGACAGCTCTACTTGAACCAAGGGATGTGGAAAGGGAAGCGTGTCGTTTCCGAGGCCTGGGTGAAGGACGCCACGAGCCTCCATGCGGCCAAGGGGACTTCCTTCCACCATAGTTACGGTTATCTCTGGCATCTCAAGGATATGGGCTATCAAGAAAAGACGGTCCAGGTCTTTTTCGCCAATGGCTACAAGGGCCAGGCCATTTTCGTGTCGCCGGAAGCCGACCTGGTCTGCGTGGTGACCGCGGACAGTCCGGATGACACCATTTACACCAAGGAAGAGCAGCTTTTCGAGGACGATATCCTCGGGGCCTTCCGATGAAAGGGAGTTGAGGGATGCCTGAGATCAAGAAAGCCTACGCCACCCTGATGGTCGACGATCTGGATCGGTCCATCGACTTCTACACCAACGTGTTGGGGCTCGTGGAGGACCTGCGTTTCGGGGATAACTGGGCCGAGATGGTCACGAAGGGCATCACCATCGGGTTGCATCCCAAGAAGATGGACTCTTCACCCGAGCTGGCCGCCAAGATGGGCTGGGGGGCGGTTGCCCATCCTCATGGTGGCGCCGTCGCAAGCTCCGGCGCCTCGGCTGGGCACAAACCAGGTGCGGCCCACGCACAGCAGCCCCATAACCTCACCATCGGCTTCGAGGTGAAGGACATCCGGGCCGCCGCCAAGGAGATGGAAGCCAAGGGGGTGCGGTTCCATTTCCAGGAGAACGAGGTCAATATCCTGGCTTTTTTCTTCGATCCCGATGGCGCGCCGCTTTACCTGACACAGGTGCGGTGAAGATGAGGGTCGGGTGGATATCCTTTTCTGTTGTTATAATCGGCCGACGCCACTGAATTTTTGGGCCGGGAGGGTGCCGTGGAGAGAAAGCCGTTCCTATGGCTCCTGCCCATCCTTGTGATTTGGCCTTGGGCTTGCACGACCCATTATTCCCTGGCCCCCGTCAGCTCTGGTTCCGGGCCGGTCACCCATTGCTCCACAGGCCCCCATCCTTACATCCTGACCTGGGGCTCCAACGGGACCGGGAACGGTCAATTTTCCTTCCCGGCCGCTGTCGTCTCCGGTTCCGGGGGCAAGATCTACGTCGCCGATTTCCAGAATTCCCGCGTCGAGGTCTTCAATTCCTCCGGGACCTACCAGTCCCAATGGGGTGGGGTGGGATCCGGGAACGGTCAATTCAACGGCGCCACGGGCGTGGCAGCGGATGCCTCCGGGAACATTTATGTGACCGATTACCAGAACAGCCGGGTCCAAAAATTCAACAGCTCGGGGACCTACCTTTCCCAATGGGGAACTTACGGGTCCTCGAACGGCCAATTCCACACGCCGGACGGCATCGCGGTGGACGGTTCCGGGAACGTTTATGTCGTCGATTCGGGCTTGGGCACCATCCAAAAATTCACTTCCGCCGGCAGTTATCTGTCCCAGATGGGAGGCGGGCTCCTTTCGGGACCCGGACCATTGGATGTGGATTCCTCCGGGAGCGTGTATGTGGATGATTACGGGAACGATCGGATCGCGGTCTTCACCTCGACAGGCGCCTATTCCTATTCGATCGGAAGCACGGGATCGGGTAACGGACAATTCAACGGTCCCTTCGGCGTGCGATTGGACGGTTGTGGCAACCTTTATGTGGCCGACGGTTATAACAGCCGGGTCCAGGAATTCAGCGTTTCGGGGACCTATGAATACCAATGGGGGACCTATGGGACGGCCGCGGGTCAGTTCCTGCGCCCAGGCGGCCTGGGGATCGATACCAATGGGAACCTCTACGTGACCGACGCCACCAACAACACCGTCCAAAAGTTCCAGCCCTAGCCATCCAAGGTCCGGCCGATCCCATCTTTGAGGACATCCCGAACAGTCTCGGGGGCATCCTCATCAAGAAGATGATGGGAAAAGGTTGGAAGGGGACGTTCGAGGAACGCATTCCCCTGGTGCTTCAATATGCGCCCAGAAGGATGGGAAAATGTCCCGAAGGATCGGAAGCTGGTCAAGGCGGCTGTCACGCCTGAGGCCCTGAAATCCACCCATTAACCGTTTGCCCTTCGGGAGGTACTACACTAAAAGTGTAGTACCAGGCAGGACCGTTCTTTTGGACCTGGGTGGAGGAATCATCCCGGGCTTCTGTTAGAATCCGCCCATTCCAAAGCTTGGAAATGGGGAATCATGCGGTCCATCATGAAGGTCCGAGCCATCCTGTGGTCGATCCCGGCGGTCCTTCTTTTGTCCTTCCTCCAAGGGTGTCCCGGGAGCAGCAACCCTACCACCCCGAACAATCCCGCGACCTCGACCGTTACGGCGACCCCGAGTTCCACCACCTCCACCACCCCGACCCTGACGGTCTCTTCCACCGCCACTTCCAGTGCCACCCATACGGGGACCGATTCGCCCACGGCGTCGCCGTCGACCACGCCAACGTCCAGCCCCACGCCCATGGCCACCCCTACCATCACCCTTACCCCCACGAATTCGACAACGGCGACACCGTCGTCTTCACCCACCGATTCACCTTCGGCTACGCCAACGCCCACGATCACCCAGACCCCGACCAAGACCTCTACCCCGACCATCACCAGCACGCCCACCGTGACCGCTACCCCGACCTTGGACAATCCGACCTTCCTCCTTCAATGGGGCGGTACCGGCTGCACCAGCGGCAACAGCGACGGCCAGTTGGCTTATCCTTACGATGTAACTTGGAATTCCTCGGGAACGACCCTTTACGCAATGGATACCAATAACTACCGCGTTCAATATTTCACCAACTCAGGGAGTTTCCTGGGGAAATGGGGCTCGAATGGCTCCGGCCCCGGTCAATTCTACTATCCGACAAGTTTATCCCGGCCATCCTCGGGGACGACCATCTTTGTGAACGACTTTACGAGACAGAAAATCAATTCCTTCGATCTGACGGGGACCTATCTGACGAGTTTTTCGACGCCATCGACTGTGTACTGTTATTGGATCAAGGCCAATTCGGCAGGAACGACCATTTATTTGACCGATACGGACAACAGCAAGATCTTCGCTTATAGCTCAGCCGGGGTTTCCCTATTTAATTTCGGTTCCGGCCAGCTCTCCCATCCGCAGCAGGTCGAGATCAATTCAGCCGGGACCAGTATTTACGTGGCGGACCGGGACGACCAGCGGATCATGATCTTCGACTCGGCGGGAGTCTCCATCGGCAGCATTGTGGGAGCCCCAGGGCCCACCTTCCTCTTGGGGCCCACCGGGGTCGCCTTGAACAGCGCGGGAACGACCCTCTATGTCACCGACCCCTATTTCGACAACGTGAAGATGTTCGACCCGGCGACGGGGAATTCCCTGGGAACGGCGGGGAGTTTGGGGAACGGGAACGGTCAGGTCAATTATCCGCAGGGGATCGCCGTGAACAGCGCTGGGACCACCGTGGCCATCGCGGATTCAGGCAACAACCGGGTCGAACTCTTCGACGGGGCCATGAATTACATCACGGATTTTGGAACGGCTGGAGCGGTGCCGGATGGGAAGTTCTGCCAACCCTATGGCATCTCCACGGATGGCGCCGGGGCCACGGTCTTCGTGGCGGACCAAGCCAACAACCGGGTCCAATTCTTCGATAACTTGGGCAATTTCCTGGGCAAATGGGGGACCTTGGGTTCGGCCGACGGAGAACTGCAGACCCCATCGGGGATCGTAGCGAACAGCGCGGGCACGACCATCTATGTCCTATGCAGGGGGAACAACTACCGGATCGAATATTTCAGCGGGACCGGGACCTATTTGGGCAAATTCTCGACCCTCTATGATCCCTTTGGGATGGCCTTGAACTCCGCGGGAACCACCCTTTATGTGGCCGATGGGACCGTTGGGGTCTACGCTTACAGCCCGACGGGCGTTTACCTGGCGACCTTGGGGTCCAGCGGCGCAGGGGATGGACAATTCAACAATCCCCAGGGCATTGCCATCAATAGCTCGGGGACCACGATCTATGTGGCGGATACTGGGAACAGCCGGGTCCAGGCCATCAGCCCGTCCGGGACCTTTTTGACGAAGTGGGGCCCATCGGGATCGGGTTTCAGCCTCAGCCAACCTTACGGGGTGGCGGTAAACGCGGCCGGAACGAACGTCTATGTGGTGGACAATGCCAATAACAACTTATTGTCCTTCAGTCCCACCGGGTTCTTCTTGGGGAGCAAAACCGGGATCTCGAGCCCCTTGGGCCTCGCGTTGGATCCTTCCGGCAAGATCTACGTCAGCGACGGCATTAACCAGGTCCAGAAGTTCGCGCCTTAAGTTCCCCGCCTTTCTTCAAACGATTAATCTTTTGCTTAATTATTTCGATTGACAGTTAAGCTATCGCTTAATAATATTCTCCCATGAACCGACGACCTGCCCACGAAGACGTCTTCCAGGCCATCGCCCACCCGACCCGGCGCAAATTGCTGGAGCTACTGGAAAAGGGGGAATTGCCGGTAGCCGAATTGGCGAAGGATTTCCACGCCACCGCACCCGCCCTTTCCCAACACCTGACGGTCCTGAAGAAAGCCGGGTTGGTGAGCGAGCGCCGGGAAGGGCGCCAGCGCCTTTACCGGCTCACGCCAACGCCCCTGAAGGAAGTGGAGGATTGGGTCTCCTCCCACAAGGCCTATTGGGTGGTCAAGATGGCGGCTTTGGGCGACTACTTGAGGAGGAAACATGGGCAAGATCGAACTTGAGGCCTATTATCCCTATTCCATTGAGAACGTGTGGGAGGCCCTGACGCGACCAGAGGCTTTGGAACAATGGCTCATGAAGAACGAGGGGTTCGAGCCGGTCCAAGGGAAGAAGTTCAACTTTTATGCCAAACCGGTCATGGGTTGGGATGGGAAGGCCCGTTGTGAGGTCCTGGAGGTCGAGAAGCCCCATAGGATCGTGTGGAGCCAGTGCGGCAACGACGAAGGGAAGGACCCTTTCATCATGACCTGGACCTTGAAGCAGGAGGGCCCGGGGACCCGCTTGACCCTGCTCCATGAGGGCATCCCGAACAGCCTCAAGGGCATCCTCATCAAGAAGATGATGGGAAAAGGTTGGAAGGGGATGTTCGAGAAACGCATTCCCCTGGTGCTTCAATATGCCGCCCAGAAGGGATGGGGCCAATTCCCGAGGGACCGCCGACTGGCCGAGACGGATTGCCACGCCTAAAAATCACCTTGGGGGTTTTGAATGCCTGTCTGCCTTGGATGTGGAAGCGAAATGAACGAGGTTTCCCGGAAGATCATCAAGGGGGAAGTGGCCAAGGGAACGCCTAACTACAAGGTGGAATATCACTGCGAAAATGTGAAATGCGGAAAAAAGGGCCAGCGGAAGGCTTTTCTTGACGATGGGCTGATGTTCATCCCACTTCCCGATGGAAAATAAAGCTGTCATTGCGAGGGGTGGACCACCGATTAGGCGGTCGTTCATGACGAACCAACCCCAGTTCCAGAATAACTTCCTTGGGAAACGGCTTATTTCAAACTGAGATTGCCGCGTCGTTTTCGCTCCGCTATTCGCGGGTCACTCCTCGCAATGACAGAAAAGGCCAGGCCCTAAAGCGCCTGGCACGAACTGTCTCATACAGTTCGTACCGTCAAACCTTGTTCCTCGGCTTGAGGCCTCGGAACAGACCCGGCGCTAAAGCGCCTGGCCGCAAGTCCATCCGGACGCCCAGGCCCATTGGAAATTGAAGCCGCCTAACATTCCGGTCACGTCCAGGACCTCTCCAATGAAGTAAAGCCCGGGGACCTTCTTTGTTTCCATCGTCTCCCGGGAGATCTCCCGGGTATCCACCCCGCCCCGCGTCACTTCCGCCATCCGGTAACCGAAGGTCCCGGAGGGGATGAAGGTGAGGGCGTTGATGTCCTTGGCCAGGGTCAAAAGCACGTCATCGGGCAGGGCCGCCCAGGCGCCCCGGGCCCCGGCGTTCCAGGCGATACGCTCGGCCAGGCGGCGGGGGAGGCGCCCCTCGAACCATTTGCGGTATTCGCCACGTCCCCCAGCGACCTTGTCCTTCTTCAATTGCTGGAATGTCTCTTCCGCGGACATCTCGGGGATCCAGTTGATGGTGACCTCCTGTCCCGGGTTCCAATGGAGGGAACAGTTGAGCAGGAGGGGCCCGCTCAAACCCTTGTGGGTGATCAGGAAGTCCTCCTCCATCTTCCATTTGCCGGTGGAGGCCCAGGCCCGGCCATGGACCCCCGACAGGTCCTTGAACCGCTCCATATCCTTTTCGCCGAAGGTCAGGCCGCAGAGGGCGGGGGATTGGGGCAGGACCTTCAATTCGAAGCGTTTGGCGATCCGGAATCCCAGATCGGTCGAACCCAGTTGGGGCCAAGAAAGCCCCCCCGTCGCGACCACCAGTTTGGGGGCTGTGTAGGTCTTTCCGTTGGCCTGGATCGTGAAGGTGCCTTCTTGATGGTTAAAGTCCTCCACCTTTTGGCCCAACAGCATCTTGGCGCCCTTTTCCCGGGCCCGGTCCACGAGGAGGTCGATGATCTCCTTGGCGCTGGTGTCGCAGAAGAGCTGGCCGTCCTTCTTTTCATGAAAGGCGATCCCGGCGTGTTTGACCAGGTCGATGAAATGCTTGGGGGTGAATTTACCCATGGCGTAATGGATGAAGGCGGGGTTGGACGAGACGTAGTTGGCGGGTTTGGCGTACATATTGGTGAAATTGCAGCGGCCGCCCCCCGAAACGAGGATCTTGGGGGCCGGTTTTTGGGACTGCTCCAGGACGAGGACCTTTTTGCCTCGTCCCGCGGCCTCAGCGGCGCACATGAGCCCCGCGGCCCCGCCGCCCAGGATGAGAACGTCATAGGAATTCATGGGCGATAAGATAACAGCGCGTTCCACGGGGACGGGTTCTTTTTTAGAGTTGGGGGTCTTAACTTGAGGGAACCCGTCAATTTCATCCATCCCTTTGCTAATCTTGTCGGAGTTCCTTTCCTTATCTTGCTTCCATCGGACCGAAACCCCGCCTTCGCTTGGATCCTTTCAAGACCAACGGATCATGCGAGGCCTTCCTAATAGAGGGCCAGGGATACGTTTGGATGATCAAATGGCCGGTCTTGGGGTGAGGATCGAAAAATAAAGTGACGAAGCCGAAAGGGGGTGAGACCGATAAAAAAAGGCCGGGCAGGCCTTTTTTTATTTTAGGGACCTCTTAGACCTTCAGGTCGACTTTGGTCCCGAGGTCGGGCATCTGGACCGGTTTTTCCTGCCC
The window above is part of the bacterium genome. Proteins encoded here:
- a CDS encoding helix-turn-helix transcriptional regulator; translation: MPVYKHRISKNLRRMIRQSGFSAEKVAFGSGVSKSALSNYMSGKRIPSIHALELIAEHLKRDFMDFFK
- a CDS encoding serine hydrolase, which produces MKRRILLSLFVLPLLSAPPGALADEDIPPPPLVAPTPIPTDTPVPFHYRIPPDLHDGWPVGDLRHEGGDLRKITHAVNSIDLNQLSGMRSLLVFRHGKLLLEEYFNGADARTDHPLFSCTKSVFSTVFGIAQDQGLLSVDQKLYDLYPDERGKAGWDARKADITVGNMLSMTSGLDCDDVGVGDANCGSQMGRSKDWLGFIFALPMAHDPGKVWTYNGCCLSLLSNFIAEKSGLAFPTYAKKNLLDPLGIAEGDWVTGPSGVNRVDYGLAWKARDMGKLGQLYLNQGMWKGKRVVSEAWVKDATSLHAAKGTSFHHSYGYLWHLKDMGYQEKTVQVFFANGYKGQAIFVSPEADLVCVVTADSPDDTIYTKEEQLFEDDILGAFR
- a CDS encoding VOC family protein; protein product: MPEIKKAYATLMVDDLDRSIDFYTNVLGLVEDLRFGDNWAEMVTKGITIGLHPKKMDSSPELAAKMGWGAVAHPHGGAVASSGASAGHKPGAAHAQQPHNLTIGFEVKDIRAAAKEMEAKGVRFHFQENEVNILAFFFDPDGAPLYLTQVR
- a CDS encoding 6-bladed beta-propeller — translated: MERKPFLWLLPILVIWPWACTTHYSLAPVSSGSGPVTHCSTGPHPYILTWGSNGTGNGQFSFPAAVVSGSGGKIYVADFQNSRVEVFNSSGTYQSQWGGVGSGNGQFNGATGVAADASGNIYVTDYQNSRVQKFNSSGTYLSQWGTYGSSNGQFHTPDGIAVDGSGNVYVVDSGLGTIQKFTSAGSYLSQMGGGLLSGPGPLDVDSSGSVYVDDYGNDRIAVFTSTGAYSYSIGSTGSGNGQFNGPFGVRLDGCGNLYVADGYNSRVQEFSVSGTYEYQWGTYGTAAGQFLRPGGLGIDTNGNLYVTDATNNTVQKFQP
- a CDS encoding 6-bladed beta-propeller, translating into MRSIMKVRAILWSIPAVLLLSFLQGCPGSSNPTTPNNPATSTVTATPSSTTSTTPTLTVSSTATSSATHTGTDSPTASPSTTPTSSPTPMATPTITLTPTNSTTATPSSSPTDSPSATPTPTITQTPTKTSTPTITSTPTVTATPTLDNPTFLLQWGGTGCTSGNSDGQLAYPYDVTWNSSGTTLYAMDTNNYRVQYFTNSGSFLGKWGSNGSGPGQFYYPTSLSRPSSGTTIFVNDFTRQKINSFDLTGTYLTSFSTPSTVYCYWIKANSAGTTIYLTDTDNSKIFAYSSAGVSLFNFGSGQLSHPQQVEINSAGTSIYVADRDDQRIMIFDSAGVSIGSIVGAPGPTFLLGPTGVALNSAGTTLYVTDPYFDNVKMFDPATGNSLGTAGSLGNGNGQVNYPQGIAVNSAGTTVAIADSGNNRVELFDGAMNYITDFGTAGAVPDGKFCQPYGISTDGAGATVFVADQANNRVQFFDNLGNFLGKWGTLGSADGELQTPSGIVANSAGTTIYVLCRGNNYRIEYFSGTGTYLGKFSTLYDPFGMALNSAGTTLYVADGTVGVYAYSPTGVYLATLGSSGAGDGQFNNPQGIAINSSGTTIYVADTGNSRVQAISPSGTFLTKWGPSGSGFSLSQPYGVAVNAAGTNVYVVDNANNNLLSFSPTGFFLGSKTGISSPLGLALDPSGKIYVSDGINQVQKFAP
- a CDS encoding metalloregulator ArsR/SmtB family transcription factor, translating into MNRRPAHEDVFQAIAHPTRRKLLELLEKGELPVAELAKDFHATAPALSQHLTVLKKAGLVSERREGRQRLYRLTPTPLKEVEDWVSSHKAYWVVKMAALGDYLRRKHGQDRT
- a CDS encoding SRPBCC domain-containing protein yields the protein MGKIELEAYYPYSIENVWEALTRPEALEQWLMKNEGFEPVQGKKFNFYAKPVMGWDGKARCEVLEVEKPHRIVWSQCGNDEGKDPFIMTWTLKQEGPGTRLTLLHEGIPNSLKGILIKKMMGKGWKGMFEKRIPLVLQYAAQKGWGQFPRDRRLAETDCHA
- a CDS encoding aminoacetone oxidase family FAD-binding enzyme, coding for MNSYDVLILGGGAAGLMCAAEAAGRGKKVLVLEQSQKPAPKILVSGGGRCNFTNMYAKPANYVSSNPAFIHYAMGKFTPKHFIDLVKHAGIAFHEKKDGQLFCDTSAKEIIDLLVDRAREKGAKMLLGQKVEDFNHQEGTFTIQANGKTYTAPKLVVATGGLSWPQLGSTDLGFRIAKRFELKVLPQSPALCGLTFGEKDMERFKDLSGVHGRAWASTGKWKMEEDFLITHKGLSGPLLLNCSLHWNPGQEVTINWIPEMSAEETFQQLKKDKVAGGRGEYRKWFEGRLPRRLAERIAWNAGARGAWAALPDDVLLTLAKDINALTFIPSGTFGYRMAEVTRGGVDTREISRETMETKKVPGLYFIGEVLDVTGMLGGFNFQWAWASGWTCGQAL